gaattttggtaaaaatttgcggatttctgcggaattattatgggagtatccagcggattATCATAActtaaaccttaatatatgaaataaaaagtaataaatgactgaataaaaactaaataaattcagatttacacatttactcaagtaaataaacagaattaataatgggctaaaaatctgcagaattctgtggTAAATCTGTGGAAAAAatgcggaaaatctgtggaattcagcgcgtgcagattccgtgtgggcctagctatAAGGCAAAATTAGAGactaaatttgatttatttttgtaaatgtagtTAACAGTCAACACAATGCCACAATTTGtggtaattttttataaaaaaaatttttaaaaacaaaacctaaatACATTATAGATTTAGCTTTGAAGACTTTGACTCGCTAATAAAAATCTATCCTCCATTGGTTAAAAATCATTACAAAAGTATTTTCCTGATCAGAGTTCaccaaaattgtaaaatgttaaaacttCTTTACGCATACATTCTTATGATTTAAGTCATATTTTTTTaaccacaaaaacaaaaatgtacatatatttattaaatatattagttttaatttgatatgatgttgtcttgttttaagaaatatgccaaaattaagagaGATTTTCTTTAAAACCAGCAAAGTAATCTCAGGatgaaaggaaaaacaagattattttgcttattttatggaaaatctcacttaattttggcatattatttctcaaaacaagaccatatgttttgcttgtctagaaaatgctacttgatttaagaattgttagatatttggactagaaacaagataaataagtaagaaaagcatttttgcagtgcactCGCTACAACTGATGTcttgcagaagagcatttctgaatgcacaacacatccaaccttgaggcagatgggctacagcagcagaagaccacaccgggtgccacttttGTCAGCTCAGATCAGGAAACCATGGCTACAATTTGCTcgggctcaccaaaattggacaatagaagattggagaaacgttgctgctctgatgagtctccatttctgctgtgacattcggatggtcgggtcagaatttggcctcaacaacatgaatacatggatccatcctgccttgtatcaatgcctcaggctggtggtggtggtgtaatggtgtgggggatattttcttggcacactttgggcccattagtaccaattgtacTAATGTCTATGTCACAAAGGATTAATACAGTTATCAAGGCAAAAGGGGGCCCAACCTGGTATTATTAAGTAAGTagtaagtgtacctaataaagtggccggtgagtgtatatcataTTTCTATAGGGTACTGAGAGAAACAGCTTTACAAGAAAGGAAAAACATGATATTCATTTTTACACCAAGATATATGATCAATgtacaatgtttttattaatcTGATAAAGGCATACATTGAAAGTGAAATCAGTCGTTTTCTTGTAGGATTACAGTAATATACACAATCTGTACATGGTTTACTTCCAGAAACTATTGAATCAAACCATAAAAATCAAAGAAACCAGAAACAAAGGCTGTCATTATTACCATTAAACATAATGCGAGTGTTCAAGATCTTTTTAAAGCTGCGTAAAAACCACGAAACGTCGTAATATTGTGTTTGCACCATCCGTCCATCGACACAAAAAGCTTCATGAAAtatattggcaaaaaaaaaagcgCTGGCACTCATCAGGCTATTAAATCTGCCATCGGCGATGCCAGTCCAGAAAAGCCCCCTCCAACTGGTGCCCGTAACTGTGTATACATGTAAACAATGATATTAATATTACAGCATATAAATGATGTGATCGTTTAGACCTGATGAAGAGTATTTCAAACATTCACGTTTTGCTCTGCCGCTTCTACTCGACTACATCATATCAAAAACCATGAATCTGATCAAAACTAAGAAGGACCAAAGAGATTAAATCCACGCTTCAGTTTGGTTTCTTGCtcaattattattagaaatgtttGTCACATGCACTCGCTGTTCTGAACAGACATCTACCTTGGCttttatacacaaatatacatcTGGTTgttaaaggggatagttcacgcagaaattaaaatgtacagaaatctgtcattatttacaatCTCAACTCGTATGATGCTTTACACCTGTTTGACTGACAGAATATAACTTATTTTGCAGAATGTGTAAGTGAAAACTCCTACAGAAAACAACAAATATCAGGAAATGTATGGaataaaataaagcagtgttattaaataaagctttaaaaagcaaaacctcattcagtttcttttcagcttcgtctctttatttatcaagggtcgccacagcggaataaaccgccaacttatccagcatatgtttgacgcagtagatgcccttccagctgcaacccatcaatgggaaacatccatacatactcattcacacttatacactatggacaatttaaactacccaattcacatgtaccgcatgtttttggacttgtaggggaaaccggagcacccggaggaaacccacaccaacacggggacgcaaaaacacaattatataaaattaaaaatcatattaaatggttttaaaaaaacaattacttgATTTCTTCggtaaaactaaattattaattttgatgGAGGTCTAAGCTGCTCTTTGTAAGTCAGTGATaggtataaattaattaattaattaattaaaaaaaaaaaaaaaaaaaaaaatatatatatatatatatatatatatatatatatatatatatatatatatatacacatgtattaatataaataataaagtttatataaaataaaaagattgcaAAAcaccataaaaatacaaaaaaaaaattattaaaaaaagcttaattaGCATAACATTAACTCAAAATACACCATTTAATAAAtggatttataatttaaaatgaaataaaatataattgaacAAAAAACCAGAAAAACAAGCGaaaaaaacataaagaaaatCATCAGagccaatttaaaaataaaaatgatcaaataaaccaaagcttaaatacatatacatatatatgtttaatacttaaatacatacacactacctgacaaaagtcttgtcgcctatccaagttttagggaaaacaaataataacttgacttctagttgatcattcggtagaagtggcttatatgaaaggcaaatgcctctagatcagtggttctcaaacttttttcatcaagtaccacctcagaaaaaaaattgtctctccaagtaccaccaaaaatgagcagaattgaaatacagtagcgtagtaggcccagtaaagcagctacaactctgcacagttaaaacaacgtggcagattacctcagaaatataggctatatttataaatggcatattatatgcataatttttgagaaatttttaaatgtgtgtagcatgaacatgacatatttcattcctccgcgtaccactagaaggaagcctgcgtaccactagtggtacacgtaccacagtttgagaaccactgctctagattacgcttatttgaccacaataaaatatgatcatgccttaatttttaattgtttaatcacGACAGTAAGGTTtaactctgcttagactaaagtcttgtgactgaacagaaataatgtccagtatagaatataaagtcctgctgcagtggaaacagaatgaatattgtgtctgactccatcatgagcttggaggactgcatccatacatctctgacatgactcaaatcactgattaataaagtcacctggaatggcaaagaaagcgttcttgcaggactcccagagttcatcaagactctttggatttatcttcaatgcctcctccttcattttatcccagacatgttcaataatgttcatgtctggtgactgggctggccaatcctggagcaccttgaccttctttgctttcaggagttttgatgtggaggctgaagtatgagcaggagcgctatcctgctggagaattgtccctctcctgtggtttgtaatgtaatgggcagcacaaatgtcttgatacctcaggctgttgatgttgatcatccactctgcagatctccaaAAACCCAAACCATgagttttccttcaccaaacttgactgatttctgtgagaatcttggctccatgcggcttccagtaggtcttttgcagtatttgtgataactaggatgcagatcaacagatgattcatcagaaaaatccaccttctgccacttttccaaatgatcaactagaagtcaagttattatttgttgctcttacaactggaatccacaacaagacttttgtcaggtagtgcagatATATTTATGTCatataaacaaaaactaaatatataaacacttaaaaacacaaagtaaaattatgtaaaaacacAAAAGTTTTCCAATAttcaatgtaataaaatataaaataagtacaaatgtgcaaaaataaaacaaaatagagcTTAAAAAATGTATCTGTCTTAGTTTAgtctataaattaatatatataaactaaaaaaagttaagttaaacaggtttaaaacaacatgagcgtgagtaaatgacagatttCTCCATGTCTGGTGAACTATCCTCCTTTAggactcgtgtgtgtgtgttttgggctctgtgtgtgtgtctaaagcACGCAGCTGTCAGTGCAGTCAGTGGTGCTGTCGTCGGTGGATCTCTTCCTGAGCTCTCGGCCGGATTTGTGTTGGTGTTTGTGCTGCGGGACGTCCTGCTGCTGCTCCTCCTCCAGCCGCTGCACTTGCAGATACGCTCGCACGCGGTGGTGACGCAGCTTACTGTCGCTGAAGTCGATGACGCGGCATTCGTACGTGCCCTCGTCCGACGGCTTCACACTGGATAGACGCAGCTTATGGGAAATGTTGCTTCCGGCCACTTTCACCACCTGTGGAGAAACCGAAAAAAAACACTAGTCAGGGCATTAAATCACGAATCAGGAGCAAAACACGCTGATTCAGAATGAACGCCGACTGATTCGGGATGAACAGTTGGTTAAAAAGATGTACTGGGTTTCAGAAAATATGACCAAGAGCAGCTTTTGGGGACATTTAAGCAACATGGGCTCATTGGAAGTATTTTGTGTAATGCTTGTGATGCAGAGCGCTCAAATCAGgaatgcagcaatgtaaaataaaggtaaaactatGGTCGCAGTGGACTTTTCTTGTacttttgcttttgaaaacagtataGTTTGGGTTTGGAAAAAACATGCATCTAAAACTACATCAGTAGAGGCAATGAAATGCAGCATTAGATGCAATGAAaagcagtgtgaaagtgaaatgTGTCAATAGAGCCAATGAAGTGCAACAGTAGATCCAATAACGTAGTGAAATCTAATAGTTGATGCAGTAAAATGCAGTAATGGAGATGAATGCATAAATAGAGGCAGCGAAATGCAGCATTAGATGCAATGAAATGCAGTAATAGGGTAAAGTGCATTGGTATAGGCAGTGAAATGAAGCATCAGATGTCATGAAATGTAGCAATAAATCAAAATACATTATTAGAGGCAGTGAATTGCATCAGTAGCGGCAATAAAATGCAGTAACAGAGTAAAATGCAGCAATAGAGTAAAATGCATTAATGGAGACAGTGAAATGCAACAGTAGAGGCAGTGAAATGCAGCCTTAGATGCAATAAAATGCAGTAATAGAGTAAAATGCAGCAGTAAATGCAGTATAATGCAGTAATAGAGTAAAATGCAGCAGTGGACACAGTGAAATGCAGCAGTAGAGGCAGTGAAATGCATTCATAGTGTAAAATGCATCAGTAGAGGCAGTGAAATGCAGCAGTAGATGCAGTCGCATGCAGTAATAGTGTAAAATGCATCAGTAGAGGCAGTGAAATGCAGTGATAGTCTAAAATGCAGCAGTAGATGCAGTGAACTGTAGTGATAGGGTAAAATGCATCAGTAGAGGCAGTGAACTGAAATAGAGGATGcagtgaaatacagtaatatatttaaatgcatcAGTAGATGCAGTGAAATGCAGCATTAGATTGAAATGCATCAGCTGTGGTAgtaaaatgcatgaataaaagcAATGAAATGCAGTAAAGATTGTAAAAAGCATTAGTAGAGGCAGTGAAATGCGGCAGTGAATGCACTGAAATGCACTGATAGAGTAAATTCATCAGCAAAGGCATTAAAATGCAGAATTAGATGCAGTGAAATGCAGTAATAgagtaaaatgcatcattagaTGCAGTGAAATGCAGGAATAGAGCAAAATGGATTGATAGAGGCAGTGAAATGCAGCAGTGGATGCAGTGAAATGCAGGAATAGAGCAAAATGCATCAGTAGAGGCAGTGAAATTCAGCAGTGGAGGCAGTGAAATGGAGTAATaaagtaaaatgcatcattagaTGCAGTAAAATGCATTAATAGATGCAGTGAAATGCAGAATTAGATGCAGTGAAATGCAGTAATAGAGTAAAATGCATCAGTAGAGGCAGTGAAATGCAGTGATGAAGTAAAATGCAGTAATAGAGTAAAATGCATTAATAGATGCAGTGAAATGCAGAATTAGAAGCAGTGTAATGCAGTAATAGAGTAAAACGCATCGGTAGAGGCAGTGATATGGAGCAGTTGATGCAGTGAAACACAGTAATAAAGTAAAATGCAGCAGCAGAGTCAGTGAAATGCAGTGAGGGAGTGAATGCATTATTCTGCATGTGTGCTGTGATGAGGTGGAGCTGTGGAAACACACGAGAGACACATTCACAGCTCTCTCTTtccttctctctctgtctctgaaTCACAAAACAATAGGacaatctctctttctctctcgttctctctgtAAAGCGGTCAGTTTTCCCAGAGGAGCTGAGGCGCGGGCCCAGACGCTCGATAAAGCCGTCTGCCGGTGCAGCAGATTGAGTGTGGATCAGGTggataaataaacatacattcaccagcacacacatgcacacgcggACATTAACTCCACTCGCTGGCGCCGCTAACACTGCGCTACATATGCTGAGAgtgttaacaaacaaacaatcacttCGGCTTCTCCACGATCACAAATAAGTTCACAGCTAAAGCGCAAGTGTTGAAAAGCATGCTGGATCCGTCCCGCTGCACCTCACTGAAGCTCAGACTCACAGCTCGCCTTCACACTGCAAGCAAATGTCCTTGTGAATATTTTATGGAGGAGCAGAGAGAGGAGCTTTGATTTAtccacccacacaaacacacacatacacactcacacacacagagactagTTCATATATCCCGGTGGGGACTCTCATAGGCGTGTAATGATGTTTCTGCTATACAGACTGTGTGTTCTCTAGCCCTACACCTAAAGCCagccctcacaggaaacaatcttgTTCATGTAGGATTCTACatcctgtgtgatttatgagcatgCTTGTCGCAATTTTAGTCCCCACAGTGTTACAAGTCCCCATAAGTCTGTGTGCATTCGGGTTCATGTCCTGACATAtaatataaacaagtaaacaagtaCGATATATGGGATATATAAAcaagtacacaaacaaacacactcaaacacacacaaacaagcacacagatagaaacatgcatacacatacatacacagatagaaacaaacacacacaaacacacgcacatgcacagacggatagaaacaaacacatacaaatacacacaaacaagcacacacagatacaaatacacacatagaaacacacacacatacgcacacgcacacgcacacacacacacacacacacattaatattcactcacaaagaaacacacaaacataaacacacatacactataaagGGTTCACGCacagagacacaaacacagaataacacacacattcactcacacaaacAGACGAACACACACACGTTCACTTTTACAaagacatggacacacacacatacaaataacacacacaaatccacacaaagacatggacacacacagacagacacgcacacacatacatgcaaaaatatatgcacacacaaatgcatgcacgcatacacacacacacacacacacacacacacacacacactctctctcattctttcacacacaaacacacacatatatatacacacactctctttcacaaacacacatgcacacactcgcATGAACATGAACTCACATGCACAAAATAAtatttgcgcacacacacaaacacatacaaataacatacatacacacacacacacacacacacacacacacacacacacactcgcatgtACATATACTCACATGCACACAAGAAtatttgcgcacacacacaaacacacacatacaaataacatacatacacacacacacacacacacacacacacacacgcatgtacaTATAAGCACAGGCACACAAGAATATTTttgcagacacaaacacacacacacacacacaaacacatgcatacaaataacatacacacacacacacacaaacacacacttagtgTCCGCTACGCctatgacgcacacacacacagcctgcagCCTCTCAACCAGCAAGAGTCGAGCAAGTTGCAAACAATCACCTTCAGCACAGCAAAGAATGATGTTGTGTTTGCATGCTCCACTTACTtgccctgaaaacacacacacacacacacacacacacacacacacacacacacacacacacacacacacacaccatgtatTTTTACATTCTCTAACTGAGCAGCAGATGAACACAGCCGTGAACCAACACAAAAGACACATTGATGAAGGAAATGGAGAGGAAACGACACAcatcacacactgacacacacacacacacacactgacacacacacttacacacacacactgacacacacgcttacacacacacacctcacacacttacacacacacatcaaacactTACACTGATTTTGGTGGCGTCCTTTGACATCTCGTTCTGTGGCATCacctgtaaacaaacaaacaaacaaacaaataaataaacaaaccataGTCATAGATCATGTTAACAGATTCAGAACtacataaataatgataataataataaataaacaagaagattattaaggttgctggttctaggctcggctgggtcagttggcatttctgtgtggagtttgcatgttcacaggcaaaaactggctgtagtgaatgtgtgtgtgtgtttgtgtgtgtgtgtttgtgtgtgtgtgcgtgtgtgtgtgtgtgtgtgtgtgtgaatgtgaatgtgagagagtatgggtgtttcccaatactaggttgcagctggaagggcatgcgctgagaaaaacatatgctgaaatagttggcggttcattccgctgtggcaacccctgatgaataagctgaaggaaaatgaatgaatgaatatctgtatttttttacctttaataaataatacaggggctcacagcaagacggtcgctggttcgagcctcggctgggtcagttggcgtctgtgtggagtttgcatgttctccctgtgatcgtgtgggttttctccggaagCTCCGGTTTCTCcaacaaagacatgtggtacaggtgaactgggtaagctaaaattgactgtagtgtatatgtgtgtgtgaatgagtgtgtatgggtgtttcccagtgatgggttgcggctggaagggcattcgcagcataaaacatttgctggataagttggcggttcattccgctgtggcgaccccagattaat
The nucleotide sequence above comes from Danio rerio strain Tuebingen ecotype United States chromosome 23, GRCz12tu, whole genome shotgun sequence. Encoded proteins:
- the vstm2la gene encoding V-set and transmembrane domain-containing protein 2-like protein, whose amino-acid sequence is MGAFGVILRSLHCMGLYIQLSASVRQPGGDDVENHISSNAVFTEVPHDMTAQSGQDVEMACSFRGAGSPSYSLEIQWWYIRNHREWTDQQTWNTNQVMPQNEMSKDATKISVVKVAGSNISHKLRLSSVKPSDEGTYECRVIDFSDSKLRHHRVRAYLQVQRLEEEQQQDVPQHKHQHKSGRELRKRSTDDSTTDCTDSCVL